In the Salvia miltiorrhiza cultivar Shanhuang (shh) chromosome 8, IMPLAD_Smil_shh, whole genome shotgun sequence genome, ATGATGATAAAACTCCTGTCACAGTAATTGAAGGCCTCCAATACCAGCTCAACAAATAGGCAAGGAAACTACCTCATAAACTTCAGGGAACTTTATACGCTTAACTATATGACGTTCAAATTCCAATTTCAATAATCGAAGGCCTCCGACATCATCCCAATTTGCATTTGGTGTGGTGGAAAAACCTTCTAATCTAGAAGAAGGCCAAACCATCTTTGCAGCTTCCTAACATGagacacaaaaaaaaaaaaaaaacatagacaTCAACACAAAACAAAGGACCTGGAAACGATGTAGAACTTTAAACTACAGAAATGATAAGAAGAAGCAATTTGGATTTACATTTATTAAGAGGACTCTTTGCTTCAATACTTTTAAGCTAGATAGTGAAAGGTGGAAATTAGATGTACCGAGAGAGCTTCTGTGAAGATGAGGAGATGTACGCTGACTGCTGCTGACTTCTCATGCAAAGTATTATTTATTGatacttaaatatattaattagggTTATATTATAATGGGTTTGAATGGGCCCATAGAGGAAACAATCTtttccaataaaataaaaaaaagctaGTTTAATAAAGATAGGATACAGTactaaaaaatcattaaaaatgcAATTTTGAAGCGGATTGTTGGACGCCTCATAGTGGCCGTCTCAAGCGATTTTCACAACATTGGAATCCAGTATCAATACTCAATTCTCTTTTCACCAACTTGCAGAGGGTATAAGAATAGGATTACCAAAAAATCTTCCATGGTTATGCTGAGATTCTCCAATTCTTCATCATAAAACGGTTGCATGTAACAATCTTCAAGCTGAACTCCAACCTTGTGTTCTTTGTAATACTTCGATATTCTCTTTCCCGTGATTCTATCTACAGCAATCATACCAGCCTTTTTTGCTAGAGCTACCAAATCTTGGGCTACAAAACCAATAGTGCACCTAGCTAATTTTGCAGGATCAAAGCCAACTTCAAGCTTAAGATTACGTGTTAGAGCTGATAGTATGTCAAGCCGGTTTGGAGCACCTAAAGCGATTTCATGATCAAACAGCCGCCTTAAGGCAGTGTCAAGAGCATCAGGCCTATTGGTTGCTCCAATCACCAGCACATAGCCAGATTTACCATCAGCATCACAATCTACAGGTTTGATGAGCCCACATGGTTCATCCATGCAAACCATCAACTCATTCACTAAACGATGCTCTATTTCCTTGTGCAAACTTTCTGTTATGGAAGATATCGCATCAATATCATCAATGAACACAATAGATGGTGCTTTCATGTATGCTGTGGAGAACAATTTTCTGATAGTTTCTTCTGCTGCACCTGAGGCTCGGTtcagaaaaagaaacaaaatgtTAATGCTTGAGGATCAGTTCTATGAAACACAACCCTTAGAAAAATAGACTGTACATGTACATCCAAAACGGGGGAAAAAGTTACTTTTACACAAATTTAGAGTTTAGACACCAAGGCTTAGCAAGAAGTATCGAAGTGAATCTGGGGAAACCActaaaagataaataatttagaAGTTAGCCTAAGTTGAACAACAGCCCTATTTGGTTTATACTTTGGTAGATCTTAAAACATTCAATTGATCCCAAAAGGGCAAGTGATTCTTTAAGATTTACTTACGTTGTTGTGATTTCCAAAAATGTACAAGACAGTGAAAAGGTTACATACAGTTCTAGCACATCTACATATATTCCACATGTGAAGCTTGACATAAAAAGCAATACCTGAAACTCCAGACACAAATCGAGCAGCAGATAGTTCGAACAACTGCAATCCGGCCTCATTGGCAACGGCTCGGGCCAACGTGGTTTTCCCACACCTCGGTGGCCCGTGCAACAGAATTCGGGTCGCAGGTTCGACTCCGAGGTGGCGCAGTAACTTGAATTGATGCAGTGGGGCAACCACCTTCCTCTGCAATTCGTGAATCACACTACTCATTCCCCAGAAATCCCTAAACATCGGCCGATTATGCTTCTCACTCACTCCCCTCCACCCATCGCCTAATTCATCACTCCGATTAATCCTACCGCCGGAACCCGACGA is a window encoding:
- the LOC131001966 gene encoding cell division control protein 48 homolog C-like isoform X1; the protein is MATALLPWEERALRSHLECVSAGKKNLSHDQLVDLLLFALPHTYSRLNRNLLTQRVAKIIPLPCRRQDAIDEPTPVSNKRPKIGDPRTVNSQNEVSAYSSAEVDSSGSGGRINRSDELGDGWRGVSEKHNRPMFRDFWGMSSVIHELQRKVVAPLHQFKLLRHLGVEPATRILLHGPPRCGKTTLARAVANEAGLQLFELSAARFVSGVSGAAEETIRKLFSTAYMKAPSIVFIDDIDAISSITESLHKEIEHRLVNELMVCMDEPCGLIKPVDCDADGKSGYVLVIGATNRPDALDTALRRLFDHEIALGAPNRLDILSALTRNLKLEVGFDPAKLARCTIGFVAQDLVALAKKAGMIAVDRITGKRISKYYKEHKVGVQLEDCYMQPFYDEELENLSITMEDFLEAAKMVWPSSRLEGFSTTPNANWDDVGGLRLLKLEFERHIVKRIKFPEVYEDLRVHTPTTFFLFGSFGCGKTLIVEALANEAGANFLHIKGPRLSKYGDQIELVVHIIFNYARAHCPCILFFDELEAIIPGGAEGRLRDFVKLVIKLNRDQNLGIYVIVATNRPEVVIHLALPCIEIFDKILHVPLPSPVERGAILKALARNKPIDAHVDLMALGKDVAFENFSGADLSALMMEAVKAAIDRQTLLGGGCRVPLTIKYADFNRALEKVSPSVSPMEVKKWEHVPAKCEADLEW
- the LOC131001966 gene encoding cell division control protein 48 homolog C-like isoform X2, producing MATALLPWEERALRSHLECVSAGKKNLSHDQLVDLLLFALPHTYSRLNRNLLTQRVAKIIPLPCRRQDAIDEPTPVSNKRPKIGDPRTVNSQNEVSAYSSAEVDSSGSGGRINRSDELGDGWRGVSEKHNRPMFRDFWGMSSVIHELQRKVVAPLHQFKLLRHLGVEPATRILLHGPPRCGKTTLARAVANEAGLQLFELSAARFVSGVSGAAEETIRKLFSTAYMKAPSIVFIDDIDAISSITESLHKEIEHRLVNELMVCMDEPCGLIKPVDCDADGKSGYVLVIGATNRPDALDTALRRLFDHEIALGAPNRLDILSALTRNLKLEVGFDPAKLARCTIGFVAQDLVALAKKAGMIAVDRITGKRISKYYKEHKVGVQLEDCYMQPFYDEELENLSITMEDFLEAAKMVWPSSRLEGFSTTPNANWDDVGGLRLLKLEFERHIVKRIKFPEVYEDLRVHTPTTFFLFGSFGCGKTLIVEALANEAGANFLHIKGPRLSKYGDQIELVVHIIFNYARAHCPCILFFDELEAIIPGGAEGRLRDFVKLVIKLNRDQNLAQ